The DNA sequence CGCGGAAGCGGGCGATCGCGTCGCGCACCGGCGCGGCGTCGATGTCGTCCGCCGTCACCGCGACCCTGGCCGGGTCGGGCCCGCCCGGGAACGCCTCGTCGATGTGGTGGTACGCGACCACGACCGGCAGCCGGTCGCCGAACTCCTGGTCCAGGGTGAGGTTCGCGGTGTTCATCCCCACGGCGGGGACGGCCACCGCGATCAGCGCGCCACCCGCGAGGGCCAGCGACAGCTTGGGGCGGCGCAGCACCGGGCCGAGGACGGCGCGCCAGACGCGGCTCTCGCCGTTGCTCCGCCGCTTGGCGCGTGCCAGGAACGGCATCCGGCCCTTCTCCACCCGCTCACCGAGCAGCGAGAGCAGCGCGGGCAGCACCGTCACCGAGCCGACCATGGCCACGGCCACCACCATCAAGGTGGCCAGCCCCATCGCCTTGAACTCCGCGATACCGGTGAAGAGCATGCCCGCCATGGCCACGATCACCGTGACACCCGAGACCAGGATGGCGCGGCCGGAGGTGGCCGCCGCGATCCGCAGCGCGGTCCCCGCGTCCCGTCCGGCGGCGCGCTCCTCACGCTCCCGGCGCAGGTAGAACAGGCAGTAGTCGACCCCGACGGCCAGCCCCACCAGCAGCATCACCGAGTTGGCGGTGTCGCTCATGTGCACCCAGTGGCTGACCACCGCCACCAGGCCGGAGGTGGCCAGGAACGCGGTCATCGCGAGCGCCACCGGCAGCAGCGCGGCCACCAGCGCGCCGAAGGCGATCAGCAGAATGCCCAGGGCCACCGGCAGCGCGGAGTACTCGGCCTGGGTGAAGTCGTCACCGAACGCGTCGTCGAACGCCTTCTGGCCGCTGGCGTCGCCGAACTCCTCGATCCGCAGCGCCTGGTGACGGTCCTGCGCCTCGGCCACCGCGTCCAGGACCGGCTGGACGCGGTCCGCGGCCTGCTCCGGGTCGCCGCGCATCTCGAACCGCACCAGCGCCGAACGCCGGTCGGCGGAGAAGGCCTTGGTGGCGTACGGTGACTGGACGGCGGTCACCCGGCCGGTGTCGCGTACCCCGTCGAGCACCGCGTCGACCGCCTCGCGGAAGGCCGGGTCGTTCGCGGTGAGCCCGCCGTTCTTGGCCTGGATCAGCACGGTTTCCCCGGCTGCTTCGTCAATGCCCGCATCGTCGAGAATCTTCGAGACGCGCCCGGACTCGCCGGGAACCTGCTCGCTGTCCGCCACGTCCACCCGGCCCGCCATCGAGCCGACGGCCAGGGCGAGGACGACCAGCAGCACCCAGCCCCCGACTGCCGCCCACCGGTGACGGGCGCTCCAGCTACCCGCGCGGGCGGCTATTCCGCGCGGTCTGTCCCAGTGGCCTGTGTCCGCCACGACATCCCCTTATGCCCTGGTGGCAGACCCTCTCCGCCACCCCTGGACGACGCTAGGCCGCGGGGGCGGACCGCCCCATCATGCTTACCGGTGAACCTGACGGGTGGTTGTCTCCCTCCCAAGAGGGGGGCCATCCCTACCATCCCCGATCCAAGCCCCTTACACCTAAGGGGGCTTGACCTGGTGGTCGGTGCGGACAACGTTGCCTATGTCACACCTGGGCCGGGATCTTGAATTGACCCGTACTCATCAGTCAGGGTTTTTGTCAGAACCTGAGTGGCCCCAACACACAACGGTTCTTCCGCACTTACGGGAACGGCATCCGCTTGCGCTCCCGCGCGGACTACCCCCCACAACCGCACGAGGAGGAACCCTCGTCATGGCAGTTCACAAGCAGCGCAACGCGCGTCGACTCGGTCTGGCCGTGGCCGCCGCCACCGCCGTCACCGCCGGTGTCTTCGTGGCCGTTCCGGCCGGCGCCGCCACCGCACCCGCCGAGGGCAAGGTCTACGGCACCCAGGCGGCAAACGCCGTGGACGGCAGCTACATCGTCATGCTCAAGGGCGACAAGAGCGTCAAGGCCGCCGAGCAGGGCAAGGACCTCGCCGAGCAGTACGGCGGGAAGCTGCGCCGCACCTACGACTC is a window from the Streptomyces luomodiensis genome containing:
- a CDS encoding MMPL family transporter, which codes for MADTGHWDRPRGIAARAGSWSARHRWAAVGGWVLLVVLALAVGSMAGRVDVADSEQVPGESGRVSKILDDAGIDEAAGETVLIQAKNGGLTANDPAFREAVDAVLDGVRDTGRVTAVQSPYATKAFSADRRSALVRFEMRGDPEQAADRVQPVLDAVAEAQDRHQALRIEEFGDASGQKAFDDAFGDDFTQAEYSALPVALGILLIAFGALVAALLPVALAMTAFLATSGLVAVVSHWVHMSDTANSVMLLVGLAVGVDYCLFYLRREREERAAGRDAGTALRIAAATSGRAILVSGVTVIVAMAGMLFTGIAEFKAMGLATLMVVAVAMVGSVTVLPALLSLLGERVEKGRMPFLARAKRRSNGESRVWRAVLGPVLRRPKLSLALAGGALIAVAVPAVGMNTANLTLDQEFGDRLPVVVAYHHIDEAFPGGPDPARVAVTADDIDAAPVRDAIARFRAEAVAKGASEGPVEVTFHRKQNLAVIEVPLIGGSDEDKAERSLNVLRNEVRPATLGTVDGVAAPIGGSTASSKDFNDKLGSAITPVFAFVVVFAFLLMLMSFRSLTIAVTSIVLNLLSVGAAYGILTAVFQHGWGAGLVGAEGVGAIVSWLPLFLFVILFGLSMDYHVFVVSRIREARLAGRTTKDAVVHGVVTTAGVVTSAAVIMVAVFAIFGTLSMQSMKQMGVGLAAAVLIDATVIRGVLLPAAMTLLGERNWYLPKWLRWLPDLTHDEPAPPQRPTVPVGAPWAPDADDRPRHARV